The window TGTGATCTTTATCCGTGCTCATACGAGCGCGGCTTTTGCCGAAGGTAAAAATATTTTTTCCGCCCGGTCCGCCTTGCATACGACGAAAAATAAAAATCAGAATAGCGATGGCCAGAATCCAAGGCAGCATTTGGAGAATAATCGTACCGAAATCCGTACCGCGCTTCATAAATTCAACGTCCACGCCGCGTTGTTTCCATTCGTCCAGCATCTTGCTGTCCACAAACGGCAAATTGATGCGAAACTGCGTAAATCGGTACGGCGTACCGTCCGTGGTGATCGTCTCTTCGGCTTTGAGCGTTCCGCGTAATTCGCCTTCACCGACGGTGATGGTGCGAATTTTATCCTGTTCCAGATAGAATTGGTATTGCGTAAAAGAAAGTTCGATATGTTTATCCGCGCCGGCCGACACAATCTGATAGAGAAAAAAGAACGATCCGAAAATGGCGATCCACAAAAAGAAAGTACCGATCGTACCTTTCCAATTGGGGCCGGAATCCGGCGAAGGACGATTTTTCTTTTTGGCCGGTCCGGGTTTGGGGGCGTCGTTTTTTTGTGCGTTCTGGTTTTCCAAAAACAGCTCCTTATTAATCCTTTGTTACATAAATATCTTTGAGATGGCGAAAACGCTGGCCGAGATCAAGACCGTAACCGATGACAAATTCATTGCCGATCTCAAAACCGACATATTCCACCCGAAAATCAATCTTGGCTTTTTCGCGTTTCATAAGCAAAGTAGCGAATGCCAGCGAGGCGGGTTTTTTTGCCAGCAAATGATTGCGGATGTACGTCACGGAAAGACCGGAATCAATGATGTCTTCCGCGACGATGACGTGGCGCCCTTCCAATTTGGCGCTTACATCTTTATCCAAGCGGACGCTGCCGCTGGAATGCATCGCATCGCCGTAGCTTCCTATTTTCAGGAAATCCACTTCACATTCCGTAGCGATTTCCCGGATCAGATCGGCGACAAAAAGAAACGATCCGTTTAATACGCCGACAAGAATAGGGTTTTTGTCTTTGTAGTCGGTTGTGATTTTTTTTCCCAGGCGCACGATAGCGTCTCGAATTTCCGATTCGGAAATCATGACGGTAAAACGATGGGATTCGGTGACAATAACTTTTTCAGGATTCATGGGTGATTAACTCGAGCTTTATTACTGTGAGGGTATCCGGAGTTACTTTGTAGCGATCATCGGTACGCATCCCGCCGATCCACACGATGTCGCGGCCATGGGTCAAAACGGGGATAGTGTGCTTTTCGGTTACGGGTATTTTATGGTCCACAAAAAAATCAGACACATTTTTAAATTGATGCATGCCGTACGGCTTAAAACGATCACCGTTTTTCCAAGCGCGCACGCGTATAGGTTTTGTAACGGACCCGGCATCAAGGTACACGATGAAAGGATTTTTAGCTAAGTTTTTTCTAATGGTATCGGTGTACCGTGCTACGGAGGATCGTATTTTCCATGACCCCCACGAAACAGTATTTCCGATCGTCAAAGTTACATCTTTTGTCCGCGAAGAAGCGTCAACCGGTGTGATAACGACGGCCCTTGTTGTTTTAGTCCATCGCCATTTTCCGGCATCAAACTTTCGCCCGGGTTGTTGATGTTGTATCAAATCCAATATCCGTTCATACTCGACGGAAGTCAGCGTAAACCAGGGTGCATGCGACGCAAAGAACATTTGCAATAACGTGTATTGCCGGATCGGATAATAGCGGTTAAAGGCTTGAATTTCAAGCCAAATTTTGCCCTTCTGCGTGCGGAAAACCTTGGTGTAGCAACGTTTGGCGTCCATTTGCAAAACATCGGCGGCCGATTTTGCAATGTCAGCCAATCGGCTCAAGTGATGTGAAATTTGAGGATTGATCGTGCGTAGATCGGGAAGTATCTGATGCCGTATTCTGTTGCGCAGAAAAGCCGTATCCTCGTTGGTCAAATCCGTGACGAACGGGATACGATTTTCGCGTGCATAACGATGTATTTCATCGCGCGTAAATGGGAGCAGCGGGCGAATATACTTACCGCGCACTTCCGGTATTCCGGATAAGCCTTGAATGCCTGTTCCTTTGATAATACGCATCAGTACGGTTTCGGCCTGATCGTCGGCATGGTGGGCCGTCGCGACGTGATCAAAACCGTATGTGCTCGCGGTGTTTTCTAAAAAATCATATCGAAGCACCCGGCAGGCTTCCTCGACGGACAGTTTATTACGGCGTGCGAGTTGCTTTGCATGGACGCGGGTTTCATAAAAAGGCATACCATACAGCCGGGCCATTGCTTTGACAAAGGCCGCATCGTCTTGTGCAGATTTTCCGCGAAGACCGTGGTTTACATGCGCGATGGCAAGTTGCAGTTTTAGTTCCGATGCAAAACGGCGAAATAAGCGCAGCATAACCATCGAATCCACGCCGCCGGAAACAGCCAGTAAAATGTGCTGGTTTTTGGAAATTAATTTTTTGGCGTGAATGTTTTGAAAAAAACGCTGTTCAAACCATGCGGTAAATTCGATGGTTTTCATGGCAGACTAAAGAAAACCGTACGTGACAGCACGACTACTGTTAACATGCATACGAGCGCAGGTATCAGGAACCAAAGGTAGAGCTCACGGTAACGCTGGTACGTTTTGACATCCACTTTGGTTTTTTCTAATTGGCCGATCTGATCGTAAATCTCCTCAAGCGCTTTTTGATTGGTAGCACGAAAAAATTTTCCTCCGGTCATATCGGCGATTTCGCGCAGCGGGGTTTCATTGATTTTGACTTCGGCGGTCAGGTATTGGCGACCAAAAAAAGGATCGTCCACAGGGATGCGGGCAATGCCGTCTTTTCCGGCGCCGATCGTATAGACGCGAATATTCATGGCTTGGGCGATTTGTGCGGCGGTCAAAGGATCAATTTCACCGCGGTTATTATCGCCGTCCGTCAGCAATATGATCACTTTACTTTTGGCTTTACTTTCTCTTAATCGGTTAATGGAATTAACCAGCCCCATGCCGATGGCCGTGCCGTCTTCGACCACGCCGATCTGAACTTGTTTGATAAGCTGGGTGAGCATGGTATAGTCTACCGTCAGAGGGCATTGGGTAAAACTCTTTCCCGCAAAAAGTACCAGTCCGATGCGATCGGATTGACGTCCGGAGACAAATTTTTCCGCTACCGATTTGGCCGCTTCCAAACGGTTCACCTTGCCCAAATCTTCGATCAGCATGCTGCGAGAGATGTCCATGGCCATCATGATGTCAATGCCTTCCGCCGTGATGACCGATTGCGTATCCTGCAAACGTGGTCGCGCCAAAGTGA of the bacterium genome contains:
- the hpt gene encoding hypoxanthine phosphoribosyltransferase, which produces MNPEKVIVTESHRFTVMISESEIRDAIVRLGKKITTDYKDKNPILVGVLNGSFLFVADLIREIATECEVDFLKIGSYGDAMHSSGSVRLDKDVSAKLEGRHVIVAEDIIDSGLSVTYIRNHLLAKKPASLAFATLLMKREKAKIDFRVEYVGFEIGNEFVIGYGLDLGQRFRHLKDIYVTKD
- the tilS gene encoding tRNA lysidine(34) synthetase TilS, which codes for MKTIEFTAWFEQRFFQNIHAKKLISKNQHILLAVSGGVDSMVMLRLFRRFASELKLQLAIAHVNHGLRGKSAQDDAAFVKAMARLYGMPFYETRVHAKQLARRNKLSVEEACRVLRYDFLENTASTYGFDHVATAHHADDQAETVLMRIIKGTGIQGLSGIPEVRGKYIRPLLPFTRDEIHRYARENRIPFVTDLTNEDTAFLRNRIRHQILPDLRTINPQISHHLSRLADIAKSAADVLQMDAKRCYTKVFRTQKGKIWLEIQAFNRYYPIRQYTLLQMFFASHAPWFTLTSVEYERILDLIQHQQPGRKFDAGKWRWTKTTRAVVITPVDASSRTKDVTLTIGNTVSWGSWKIRSSVARYTDTIRKNLAKNPFIVYLDAGSVTKPIRVRAWKNGDRFKPYGMHQFKNVSDFFVDHKIPVTEKHTIPVLTHGRDIVWIGGMRTDDRYKVTPDTLTVIKLELITHES
- a CDS encoding VWA domain-containing protein, producing the protein MIEFRDPYFLLLLLLIPILIFWNWKRRRRSALRYATVALIRDVPRSWRLRIKPLHYILQYTALGLLIITLARPRLQDTQSVITAEGIDIMMAMDISRSMLIEDLGKVNRLEAAKSVAEKFVSGRQSDRIGLVLFAGKSFTQCPLTVDYTMLTQLIKQVQIGVVEDGTAIGMGLVNSINRLRESKAKSKVIILLTDGDNNRGEIDPLTAAQIAQAMNIRVYTIGAGKDGIARIPVDDPFFGRQYLTAEVKINETPLREIADMTGGKFFRATNQKALEEIYDQIGQLEKTKVDVKTYQRYRELYLWFLIPALVCMLTVVVLSRTVFFSLP